The Elusimicrobiota bacterium DNA window TGAATCATTGGAGTTTCACCGTAGCCTTGTTAAGAATATCCGTGATACGCCAACGTTTTTTTGATGACATTGGACGAGTTTCAGCAACTCGCACCCGATCACCAGAATGAGATTCGTTTTTCTCATCATGAGCATAAACTTTGGTTGTGAGGTTTCGGATTTTTTCATATTGTGGATCCCGTTTGGACCAGCGAACTTCAACGACACGGGTCTTATCCATCTTATCAGAGACAACCCAACCTTCTAAAACCTTGCGGTTCGAACGTGTTTCAACTGTCATGGGTTGTTTCTCCTTTGACTCATATAAGTATGAACGCGAGCCACTTCACGTCTGACTTTGCGAATCGACATGGTATTTTTCAATGGAGCAGACGCGGCGCGAAATCGTAGTTTAAACAGCTCTTCCTGAGATTTCTGAAGTCGTTGCTGAAGCTCTCCTTCGCTTGCTTGTTTGTAATCAATTTTTTTTTCTTTTGCCATAAATTATAAATCTCCCACTCCCGTTAGACGCCAGTGCGCTCAATATATTGACACTTGATGGGCAACTTATCCGAAGCCACTTTCATGGCTTGTTTCGCTTCTGCGGGCGTTATCCCTTCCATCTCAAATAAAATACGTCCTCTTTTCACCACGGCCACCCAAAAGGCAGGATCTCCTTTTCCTTTTCCCATTCGTGTTTCAGCGGGTTTTTGAGAAATGGGTTTATCGGGAAAAATGCGAACCCACATCTTTCCGCCCTTCTTGGTGTAGCGTGATAAAGCCACACGTGCTGCTTCAATCTGCCGAGCTGTAATCCATTTATTACCGAGAGCCTGAAGACCAAACTCTCCAAAAGCCAAAGTCGCCCCTTTGTGGGCTGTGCCCGCAAGACGCCCGCGGTGCTGTTTTCTATATTTGACACGTGATGGCATCAACATAAATTATTTCTCCTCTATGGGAGTCTCTTCCGCAACTTGAGGCGTAACCTCAGATTCAACCACCGGAGTTTCTCCAACAGTGGATAAAGCGGCCAAAGGCTTCACGTCAACTTCTTTAATTAAATCGGCTTCTGATTTAAGGAAAAATTCTTTTTTGAAAATCCAACACTTGACGCCAATGCGTCCCATGGTGATATGAGCTTCGGTAAATCCATAATCAATATCCGCTCGGAAGGTGTGCAAAGGCACCCGCCCTTCCATGGTCCATTCGGTTCGCGCAATTTCAGCTCCGCCCAATCGTCCCGCCACCATTAGTTTTATGCCACCTGCGCCCGCTTGCATGGTTCTCTCAACAGCACGCTTCATTGCACGTCGAAAAGCAATTTGTTTTTCAAGCTGAAAAGCCACGCTTTCGGCCACCAATTGGGCATCCAGTTCAGGACGTTTAATCTCCACCACATTGATGGTGGCCTCTGATGAAGTCATATCTTGAACTTGTTTTTTAAGTTCTTCGATATCGGCCCCTTTTTTCCCGATAATAACGCCCGGACGCGCGGTATGAAGATTCACCCGAATATATTTGCCGGTTCTT harbors:
- the rpsQ gene encoding 30S ribosomal protein S17, which gives rise to MTVETRSNRKVLEGWVVSDKMDKTRVVEVRWSKRDPQYEKIRNLTTKVYAHDEKNESHSGDRVRVAETRPMSSKKRWRITDILNKATVKLQ
- the rpmC gene encoding 50S ribosomal protein L29, encoding MAKEKKIDYKQASEGELQQRLQKSQEELFKLRFRAASAPLKNTMSIRKVRREVARVHTYMSQRRNNP
- the rplP gene encoding 50S ribosomal protein L16, which encodes MLMPSRVKYRKQHRGRLAGTAHKGATLAFGEFGLQALGNKWITARQIEAARVALSRYTKKGGKMWVRIFPDKPISQKPAETRMGKGKGDPAFWVAVVKRGRILFEMEGITPAEAKQAMKVASDKLPIKCQYIERTGV
- the rpsC gene encoding 30S ribosomal protein S3, which gives rise to MGNKISPKALRVGYIQDWESRWYSPKDMPDLIEEDFRIRKFLKDRFRMAALSKVTIERTGKYIRVNLHTARPGVIIGKKGADIEELKKQVQDMTSSEATINVVEIKRPELDAQLVAESVAFQLEKQIAFRRAMKRAVERTMQAGAGGIKLMVAGRLGGAEIARTEWTMEGRVPLHTFRADIDYGFTEAHITMGRIGVKCWIFKKEFFLKSEADLIKEVDVKPLAALSTVGETPVVESEVTPQVAEETPIEEK